Proteins co-encoded in one Luteolibacter rhizosphaerae genomic window:
- a CDS encoding head-tail connector protein: MGRPVIDLTLAKAHLRVEHDLDDELIGLFVEAAIDRTLQEIGLAGVLEREHKTETTHAAFGFLYPVEEIVAVEKRDGFGVWRELPAAEWELGGSVDERQVLRLSEAAGHRSGSEYRVEWRAGFKVLPAWFRVACYFLLGHYYENRSSIVIGAGLAAVELPQGFHHLCGPHKRWFFA; this comes from the coding sequence ATGGGAAGACCTGTCATTGACCTGACGCTAGCGAAGGCGCATCTGCGGGTGGAGCACGATCTGGACGACGAGTTGATCGGGCTCTTCGTGGAGGCGGCGATCGACCGGACGCTGCAGGAGATCGGGCTGGCGGGGGTGCTGGAGCGGGAGCACAAGACCGAGACGACGCATGCGGCGTTCGGGTTCCTGTATCCGGTGGAGGAGATCGTGGCGGTGGAGAAGCGCGACGGTTTCGGGGTGTGGCGCGAGTTGCCGGCGGCAGAGTGGGAGCTCGGCGGTTCGGTGGACGAGCGGCAGGTGCTGAGGCTATCCGAGGCGGCGGGGCATCGGTCGGGGAGCGAGTATCGGGTGGAGTGGCGGGCGGGCTTCAAGGTGCTGCCGGCATGGTTCCGGGTGGCCTGCTACTTCCTGCTCGGTCACTACTATGAGAACCGGAGTTCGATCGTGATCGGTGCCGGTCTCGCGGCGGTGGAATTGCCGCAGGGCTTCCACCACCTCTGCGGGCCTCACAAGCGCTGGTTTTTTGCGTAG
- a CDS encoding HK97-gp10 family putative phage morphogenesis protein, translated as MANRIEITGFKKLRDSVAKLDRRLQRRVYGAAVRAGGKVLVDAAQAAVPVRTGAVKRSVVHRASSKPSKGLFGVKVTVKGGARSSDRIAHRRGGKGADYHPDSVERYYRFTELGTKHHPAQPYLKAALEGKAGEVLAVVKRELAAGLEREARGL; from the coding sequence ATGGCGAATCGGATCGAAATCACGGGGTTCAAGAAGCTTCGGGACAGCGTGGCGAAGCTGGACCGCAGGCTGCAGCGCCGTGTCTATGGTGCCGCGGTGCGCGCGGGCGGCAAGGTGCTGGTCGATGCGGCGCAGGCGGCGGTGCCGGTACGCACGGGTGCGGTGAAGCGATCGGTGGTGCACCGGGCGAGCTCGAAGCCGTCGAAGGGACTCTTCGGGGTCAAGGTGACGGTGAAGGGCGGGGCGCGGTCGAGTGACCGCATCGCGCACCGGAGAGGCGGCAAGGGAGCCGATTATCATCCGGACTCCGTCGAGCGCTACTACCGGTTTACCGAACTGGGGACGAAGCACCATCCGGCGCAGCCCTATCTCAAGGCCGCGCTGGAGGGGAAGGCGGGCGAGGTGCTGGCGGTGGTGAAACGGGAGCTGGCGGCGGGACTCGAGAGGGAGGCGAGGGGCTTGTAG
- the gp17 gene encoding tail completion protein gp17, giving the protein MNELLVWLVAAIKGETSLAALGGLVFPDCAPEGAKNPCLVYQLFGDESEAVLDAGALRSGTLAYQVRIYGDSRAEANALREAFRQRFQGMSPVEIGGGWRIEGSAWGNLADDYDERLKDYGALGVLECHLAK; this is encoded by the coding sequence ATGAATGAGCTTTTGGTGTGGCTGGTGGCGGCGATCAAGGGGGAGACCTCGTTGGCGGCGCTGGGGGGACTGGTGTTTCCGGATTGCGCGCCGGAGGGCGCGAAGAATCCCTGCCTAGTCTATCAGCTCTTCGGGGACGAGTCGGAGGCGGTGCTGGATGCCGGGGCCTTAAGGTCGGGGACGCTGGCGTATCAGGTCCGGATCTATGGGGACTCGCGGGCGGAGGCGAATGCACTGCGGGAGGCGTTCCGGCAGCGGTTCCAGGGAATGAGCCCGGTGGAGATCGGCGGCGGGTGGCGGATCGAGGGGAGTGCCTGGGGGAATCTGGCGGATGACTATGACGAGCGGCTCAAGGACTATGGGGCGCTCGGGGTGCTGGAGTGCCACTTGGCTAAGTGA